Proteins found in one Camelus bactrianus isolate YW-2024 breed Bactrian camel chromosome 5, ASM4877302v1, whole genome shotgun sequence genomic segment:
- the CXCR2 gene encoding C-X-C chemokine receptor type 2 produces MDDINWENYSEDFGNYSYNTDLPSILPDSAPCRTESLDVNKYGIVLIYALVFLLSLLGNSLVMLVILYSRVGRSVTDVYLLNLAMADLLFALTLPIWAASKAKGWIFGTPLCKVVSLLKEVNFYSGILLLACISMDRYLAIVHATRTLTQKRHWVKFICLGIWTLSLILALPIFLFRRTIYPPYSSPVCYEDMGANTTKWRVVMRALPQTFGFLVPLLVMLFCYGFTLRTLFAAHMGQKHRAMRVIFAVVLVFLLCWLPYHLVLIVDTLMRMRVISETCERRNDIGRALDATEILGFLHSCLNPLIYVFIGQKFRHGLLRIMAIHGLISKEFLVKDGRPSFVGSSSGNTSTTL; encoded by the coding sequence ATGGACGACATTAACTGGGAGAATTACAGTGAAGATTTTGGTAATTACAGTTACAACACTGACCTGCCCTCTATCCTACCAGACTCTGCCCCATGCCGGACAGAATCTCTGGATGTCAACAAGTATGGCATTGTCCTCATCTATGCTCTGGTCTTCCTGCTTAGCCTGCTGGGAAACTCCCTGGTGATGCTGGTCATATTATACAGCCGGGTGGGCCGCTCTGTCACCGATGTCTACCTGCTGAACCTGGCCATGGCTGACCTGCTCTTTGCCCTGACCTTGCCTATCTGGGCCGCCTCCAAGGCAAAAGGCTGGATCTTTGGCACACCCCTGTGCAAGGTGGTCTCACTCCTGAAGGAAGTCAACTTCTACAGTGGTATTCTACTGCTGGCCTGCATCAGTATGGACCGCTACCTGGCCATTGTCCATGCCACACGCACGCTGACTCAGAAGCGGCACTGGGTCAAGTTCATATGCTTAGGCATCTGGACCCTGTCCTTGATCCTGGCCCTGCCCATCTTCCTCTTCCGCAGGACCATCTACCCACCCTATTCAAGCCCAGTCTGCTACGAAGACATGGGTGCCAATACAACAAAATGGCGGGTGGTGATGCGGGCTCTTCCCCAGACCTTTGGCTTCCTCGTGCCCCTGCTGGTCATGCTGTTCTGCTACGGATTCACCCTGCGCACGCTGTTTGCGGCCCACATGGGGCAGAAGCACCGGGCCATGCGGGTCATCTTTGCTGTGGTGCTCGTCTTCCTGCTCTGCTGGCTGCCCTACCACCTGGTCCTGATCGTAGACACCCTCATGAGGATGCGGGTGATCTCGGAGACCTGTGAGCGTCGCAATGACATAGGCCGGGCCCTGGATGCCACTGAGATCCTGGGCTTCCTCCACAGCTGCCTCAATCCTCTCATCTATGTCTTCATTGGCCAGAAGTTTCGCCACGGACTCCTCAGGATCATGGCCATCCATGGCCTGATCAGCAAGGAGTTCTTGGTCAAGGACGGCAGGCCTTCCTTTGTTGGCTCTTCTTCAGGGAACACTTCTACCACCCTCTAA